In Ruminococcaceae bacterium BL-4, one DNA window encodes the following:
- the pyrAA gene encoding pyrimidine-specific carbamoyl-phosphate synthetase (small subunit, glutaminase subunit) (Evidence 2a : Function from experimental evidences in other organisms; PubMedId : 1709162, 11390694, 23750951; Product type e : enzyme): MLENGMTFEGTGFGDEHNVVSEIVFNSAMCGYPELLTDPSYAGQSVVMTYPMIGNYGICYQDAESTRPWLSAYIVHSVSNVASNFRCDIDLDHYLKRYQVPGLQGIDTRALTRILRESGTMRGMIAYGDSIDLGAMKEQIENFKMESYVPKVSIRGGKIYGDGSVKIALMDYGVKGNIIRCLTERGATVKCFPWDASYDEVKAWKPDGIMLTNGPGDPQDCRKPIEEIKRIYASGTPTFAICLGHQLMALANGGGTYKLKYGHRGINHPVKDLKANRVYISSQNHGFVVDAKTMDPKIAEPSFISMNDGSIEGFDYKNGRVFTVQFHPEAAGGPHDTRFLFDRFMNLIGGAAL, translated from the coding sequence ATGTTGGAAAACGGGATGACCTTTGAAGGAACCGGATTCGGCGATGAGCACAATGTTGTAAGCGAAATTGTTTTTAACAGTGCAATGTGCGGATATCCGGAGCTTCTTACGGATCCCTCTTATGCCGGGCAGAGTGTTGTGATGACTTATCCCATGATCGGAAATTATGGAATCTGTTATCAGGACGCTGAGTCTACACGTCCGTGGCTGAGTGCGTATATTGTCCATTCAGTTTCGAATGTAGCAAGTAATTTCCGCTGTGATATTGACTTGGATCATTATTTGAAGCGCTATCAGGTCCCCGGTCTACAGGGAATCGACACCCGTGCACTTACCAGAATTTTGCGGGAGAGCGGCACAATGCGCGGTATGATCGCATATGGCGATTCGATCGATCTCGGAGCGATGAAAGAGCAGATCGAGAATTTCAAAATGGAAAGCTATGTGCCGAAAGTTAGTATCCGCGGGGGCAAGATATACGGCGACGGCAGCGTAAAAATTGCGCTTATGGATTATGGTGTTAAAGGGAATATTATTCGCTGTTTAACAGAGCGCGGCGCAACAGTAAAATGTTTTCCTTGGGACGCTTCTTATGATGAAGTCAAAGCGTGGAAGCCGGATGGAATTATGTTAACCAATGGGCCTGGAGATCCGCAGGACTGCAGAAAGCCTATTGAAGAGATCAAACGGATTTATGCTTCCGGAACGCCGACCTTTGCAATTTGCCTGGGACATCAGCTAATGGCACTTGCCAACGGCGGAGGTACCTATAAATTGAAATATGGTCACCGTGGAATCAATCATCCGGTCAAGGACCTAAAAGCCAACAGAGTTTATATCTCTTCACAGAATCACGGCTTTGTCGTAGATGCTAAAACAATGGACCCAAAGATCGCTGAGCCAAGCTTTATTAGCATGAACGATGGCAGTATCGAGGGATTTGATTATAAGAACGGCCGAGTCTTTACCGTACAATTTCACCCGGAGGCAGCAGGTGGTCCACATGATACACGATTCCTTTTTGATCGCTTTATGAATCTGATTGGAGGTGCTGCCCTGTGA
- the pyrAB gene encoding pyrimidine-specific carbamoyl-phosphate synthetase (large subunit) (Evidence 2a : Function from experimental evidences in other organisms; PubMedId : 216664, 6120161, 10732707, 23750951; Product type e : enzyme) encodes MSKRPEIKKVIIIGSGPIIIGQAAEFDYAGTQACRAIREEGIEVILINSNPATIMTDKQIADKVYIEPLTIETVKKVIIKEKPDSILPTLGGQNALNLAVELEESGFLKEHHVEMIGTSADTIRMAEDRELFKEAMERIDQPCAKSVIAESLDECFAAADKIGYPVVVRPAYTLGGSGGGIAHTKEELEEIGTLGLHRSRVHQVLIERSIEGWKEIEYEVIRDHNGNCITVCNMENFDPVGVHTGDSIVVAPCQTLADKETQMLRTASLNIIQELGVEGGCNVQFALNPDSFEYCVIEVNPRVSRSSALASKATGYPIAKVASKIALGYTLDEIKNAITKKTYACFEPTLDYCVVKIPKWPFDKFVNAKRVLGTQMKATGEVMGIAPTFEAALMKAIRCLEQNLFSLKDHRLDSFSDEEILERVHNVDDRRLWTVAEALRRGYSPEKIHDITKIDLWFIGKLTAIIEMEKALSEQKMTKELLLKAKSMGFLDRTISEFSGESVDELRKMQDEWKIVPVYKMVDTCAAEFEAETPYYYSTYGIENESKPESRRKKIIVVGSGPIRIGQGIEFDFCSVHSVWALKDLGYETIIVNNNPETVSTDFDIADKLYFEPLTEEDILHIVKLEKPDGAVCQFGGQTAIRLAASIEKMGVPVLGTSSDSIDLAEDRERFDEILNDCKIPRAAGHTVFTCDEALNAAHQLGYPVLVRPSYVLGGQGMQIAYEDSDIINQIGIINQIAQEHPILVDKYIMGTEVEVDAVCDGTDSVIPGIMQHVERAGIHSGDSISVYPAIGISEEAQETIVEDTRKLAKALKVKGLLNVQFIVKDEVVYIIEANPRSSRTVPYISKVTGIPIVPLAVRTFFGETLPQMGYQYGLQKPHDYIAIKMPVFSFEKIHGADVNLGPEMKSTGEVLGIARTYDEALIKAFYGAGTHMIKNGRVIITVKNSDKAEVLPIAKGLYDLGWTIYATQGTADYLNDHEIPTIRTHKVGMNQHDIINLIMSGKIDLVINTPSKGMQHDRDGFLIRRNAVEAGIPCLTSLDTANAFLTCARHVETTELSVVDITHVSTFLNLV; translated from the coding sequence GTGAGTAAACGTCCGGAAATTAAAAAAGTAATTATCATTGGGTCCGGCCCTATTATTATCGGACAAGCGGCAGAATTTGACTATGCAGGAACGCAGGCATGCCGTGCGATTCGAGAAGAAGGAATAGAGGTCATTCTGATCAACTCCAACCCGGCGACGATCATGACCGATAAACAAATCGCCGATAAGGTATATATCGAACCTTTGACCATCGAAACTGTTAAGAAAGTAATCATTAAAGAAAAGCCTGACAGCATTTTACCGACGCTGGGTGGACAGAATGCATTGAACCTTGCAGTTGAGCTGGAGGAAAGCGGCTTCTTAAAAGAACATCATGTAGAAATGATCGGTACGAGCGCCGATACGATTCGTATGGCAGAAGACCGTGAACTTTTTAAAGAAGCAATGGAGCGAATTGACCAGCCGTGCGCGAAATCTGTAATTGCAGAGAGCCTTGATGAGTGTTTTGCTGCGGCTGATAAAATTGGGTATCCGGTTGTTGTGCGTCCCGCTTATACATTGGGCGGCAGCGGCGGCGGAATTGCCCATACGAAAGAAGAACTCGAAGAGATCGGAACACTTGGTCTGCACCGCAGCCGTGTACACCAGGTACTGATCGAGCGTTCTATCGAAGGCTGGAAAGAAATTGAGTATGAAGTAATACGCGACCATAATGGAAACTGCATTACCGTTTGCAATATGGAGAACTTTGATCCGGTTGGCGTTCATACCGGTGATTCCATCGTGGTAGCACCATGTCAGACGCTTGCCGATAAAGAAACACAGATGTTGCGTACTGCCTCTTTGAATATTATTCAGGAGCTCGGGGTCGAAGGCGGCTGTAATGTGCAGTTTGCGCTCAATCCGGACAGCTTCGAGTATTGTGTAATTGAAGTTAATCCCCGTGTAAGCCGCTCTTCTGCACTTGCAAGTAAGGCAACCGGGTATCCGATTGCAAAAGTAGCGAGTAAAATTGCTTTGGGCTACACTTTGGATGAAATTAAAAATGCAATTACGAAAAAGACGTATGCTTGCTTTGAGCCAACTTTGGACTATTGTGTTGTAAAGATCCCAAAATGGCCGTTTGATAAATTTGTAAATGCAAAGCGTGTGCTGGGTACGCAGATGAAAGCAACCGGCGAAGTGATGGGGATTGCCCCAACCTTTGAAGCAGCTTTAATGAAAGCAATTCGCTGTTTGGAGCAAAACCTTTTCAGCTTAAAGGATCATCGTCTGGATTCTTTCTCGGATGAAGAAATCTTGGAGCGGGTACACAATGTGGATGATCGTCGTCTGTGGACGGTAGCGGAAGCATTACGCCGTGGATATTCTCCGGAAAAGATTCATGACATCACCAAGATTGATCTCTGGTTTATCGGAAAGTTAACTGCAATTATCGAGATGGAAAAAGCACTTTCTGAACAGAAGATGACAAAAGAACTTTTGCTGAAAGCGAAAAGCATGGGATTTTTGGATCGTACAATTTCCGAGTTTTCCGGTGAATCTGTGGACGAGCTTCGAAAAATGCAGGACGAGTGGAAAATTGTTCCGGTTTATAAAATGGTAGATACTTGTGCTGCCGAGTTTGAAGCAGAGACACCCTATTATTATTCCACTTATGGAATTGAGAACGAATCTAAGCCTGAAAGCCGTCGTAAAAAGATTATAGTTGTTGGTTCTGGCCCAATTCGTATCGGACAGGGAATTGAATTTGATTTTTGTTCCGTGCACAGTGTGTGGGCATTAAAAGATCTTGGCTATGAGACGATTATCGTGAACAATAATCCCGAAACGGTTTCTACTGATTTTGATATTGCCGATAAACTTTACTTTGAACCGCTCACGGAAGAAGATATTCTTCATATCGTAAAATTGGAAAAGCCGGATGGTGCTGTCTGCCAGTTTGGTGGCCAAACAGCCATTCGTTTGGCAGCTTCTATCGAAAAGATGGGGGTTCCGGTTCTTGGTACCAGCAGTGACAGTATTGACCTTGCAGAGGATCGGGAACGGTTTGATGAAATCCTCAATGACTGTAAGATTCCTCGTGCGGCAGGGCATACAGTTTTTACCTGCGATGAGGCATTAAATGCAGCACATCAACTTGGTTATCCTGTTTTGGTTCGTCCAAGTTATGTTCTCGGCGGTCAGGGCATGCAAATTGCCTATGAGGATTCCGATATTATCAATCAGATTGGAATTATCAATCAGATTGCACAGGAACACCCGATTTTGGTTGATAAGTATATCATGGGAACTGAAGTGGAAGTTGATGCTGTCTGTGACGGAACCGATTCGGTAATCCCCGGAATTATGCAGCATGTTGAGCGTGCTGGGATTCATTCTGGTGACAGTATTTCCGTTTATCCTGCGATTGGAATCAGTGAAGAAGCACAGGAGACCATTGTTGAAGATACTCGTAAACTTGCAAAAGCTTTAAAGGTTAAAGGGCTTCTTAATGTTCAGTTTATTGTGAAAGATGAAGTCGTCTATATCATTGAGGCGAACCCGAGATCATCCAGAACGGTTCCTTATATCAGCAAAGTGACCGGAATTCCGATTGTGCCGCTGGCAGTGCGTACCTTCTTCGGAGAGACATTGCCGCAGATGGGTTATCAGTATGGCCTTCAGAAACCGCATGATTACATTGCCATCAAGATGCCGGTTTTCTCGTTTGAGAAGATTCATGGTGCTGATGTCAACTTGGGACCTGAAATGAAATCCACCGGCGAAGTTCTTGGAATTGCCCGCACTTATGATGAAGCACTGATCAAAGCGTTTTACGGCGCCGGAACACATATGATCAAGAATGGCCGTGTTATTATTACAGTGAAAAACAGTGATAAGGCGGAAGTTCTCCCGATTGCAAAGGGACTTTATGATCTGGGGTGGACGATTTATGCAACACAGGGGACTGCTGATTATCTTAATGATCATGAGATTCCGACGATTCGGACTCATAAAGTGGGAATGAATCAGCATGATATTATTAATCTGATCATGTCTGGAAAGATTGATTTAGTGATCAATACACCGAGCAAGGGCATGCAGCATGACCGGGATGGTTTCTTGATTCGCCGTAATGCGGTAGAAGCCGGAATCCCATGCCTGACGTCACTTGATACTGCAAATGCGTTTTTAACATGTGCACGCCATGTTGAAACGACGGAACTTTCCGTTGTGGATATTACGCATGTAAGCACATTTTTAAATTTAGTTTAA
- the purC gene encoding phosphoribosylaminoimidazole succinocarboxamide synthetase (Evidence 2a : Function from experimental evidences in other organisms; PubMedId : 2495272, 9683488, 10784038, 12787499, 26118696; Product type e : enzyme), giving the protein MEKKEQLYEGKAKKVFATDDPRYCIVSYKDDATAFNGKKHGTIVGKGVVNNKMSNFMFKMLEKDGVPTHYVKELSDRDTLVKKVQIVPLEVIVRNVAAGSFSKRLGVEEGKKLLCPVLEFCYKSDPLDDPMVNDSHVLAMGWATQEEISTIRKMALRINELMKEFFLSVGIDLIDFKLEFGRFEGKILLADEISPDTCRFWDVKTHEKLDKDRFRRDLGGVEEAYAEVMKRIGL; this is encoded by the coding sequence ATGGAAAAGAAAGAACAGTTGTACGAAGGAAAAGCCAAAAAGGTATTTGCAACCGATGACCCGAGATACTGCATTGTATCCTATAAAGACGATGCGACTGCATTTAACGGCAAAAAACATGGTACCATTGTTGGCAAAGGCGTTGTCAATAATAAGATGAGCAATTTTATGTTTAAAATGCTTGAAAAAGATGGCGTTCCAACCCACTACGTTAAAGAACTTTCCGACCGCGATACCCTGGTAAAAAAAGTACAGATCGTTCCGCTGGAAGTGATCGTCCGCAACGTTGCTGCGGGTTCTTTCTCCAAACGCCTTGGTGTGGAAGAAGGCAAAAAACTGCTTTGCCCGGTTTTGGAATTTTGCTATAAATCCGATCCGCTTGATGATCCGATGGTGAATGATTCTCATGTCCTTGCAATGGGCTGGGCGACTCAAGAAGAAATTTCTACCATCCGTAAGATGGCGCTGCGCATCAATGAGCTGATGAAAGAATTTTTCCTGTCTGTTGGAATTGATCTGATCGATTTTAAATTGGAGTTTGGTCGTTTTGAAGGCAAGATCCTTTTGGCTGACGAAATCAGCCCGGATACCTGCCGCTTCTGGGACGTCAAGACTCACGAAAAGCTTGACAAGGATCGTTTCCGCCGCGACTTGGGTGGTGTGGAAGAAGCTTATGCAGAAGTTATGAAGCGGATCGGCCTGTAA